One Orcinus orca chromosome 7, mOrcOrc1.1, whole genome shotgun sequence genomic window carries:
- the CAPN10 gene encoding calpain-10 isoform X4 has product MRVPARELFRDAAFPASDSSLFSSFSTPLAQFREEITWRRPQEICATPQLFADRAQEGQVKQGLLGDCWFLCACAALQKSQHLLDQVFPPGQPSWLDQTYRGSFTCRVWQFGRWVEVTIDDRLPCLAGRLCFSRCQREDVFWLPLLEKVYAKVYGSYEHLWAGQVADALVDLTGGLAERWNLKDMAGASGQQDRPRGAERRTCRHLLSLKDRGLLSCSVLSPRTGTRALGEFHAFIVSDLRELRDRAGQSILLLRIQNPWGRRCWQGPWREGGEGWNRVESAAQSELLSQLQEGEFWVEEDEFLREFDEVTIGFPISEAGHLQSLCSGRVLCHTQELPGAWVKGQSAGGCRNYSGFPSNPKFWLRVCEPSEVYVAVLQRPQLRTAGHPGRDYQAVGLHIWKVEKRRVSLPKALSAPPVAGTACHAYDREVHLRCELAPGYYLAVPSTFLKDMPGRFLLRVFSSGRVCLSAIQPAAQSAAPREVLPMGEWETVRLRGSWRVGRTAGGSRNFASYPTNPRFPLSVPEGAGLRCVRITLRQHCRDHEGLPIGFHVFQAGAPAPGRPGGVPADGGGQDVPSLLLQEPLLSCVPHCYAQEVSRLCHLSEGTYWIVPSTYLPDTEGAFTVTVETRIDSSHCAGRAQRPVGGECAV; this is encoded by the exons ATGCGGGTGCCGGCCAGGGAGCTCTTCCGGGACGCTGCCTTCCCGGCCTCGGACTCCTCGCTCTTCTCCAGCTTCTCCACGCCGCTGGCCCAGTTCCGGGAGGAAATCACGTGGAGGCGGCCCCAG gaAATCTGCGCCACACCCCAGCTGTTTGCAGATCGCGCTCAGGAAGGACAGGTGAAGCAAGGGCTGCTAGGGGACTGCTGGTTCCTGTGTGCCTGCGCCGCCCTGCAGAAGAGCCAGCACCTCCTGGACCAG GTCTTTCCTCCGGGACAGCCGAGCTGGCTCGACCAGACGTACCGCGGCTCCTTCACCTGTCGAGTTTGGCAGTTTGGACGCTGGGTGGAGGTGACCATAGATGACCGTCTGCCTTGTCTTGCAGGGAGACTCTGCTTCTCCCGGTGCCAGAGGGAGGATGTGTTCTGGCTTCCCTTACTGGAGAAGGTCTACGCCAA GGTCTACGGGTCCTATGAGCACCTGTGGGCGGGACAGGTGGCTGACGCCCTGGTGGACCTCACTGGTGGCCTGGCCGAAAGGTGGAACTTGAAGGACATGGCAGGAGCCAGCGGCCAGCAGGACAGGCCCAGGGGCGCGGAACGCAGGACTTGTCGGCATCTGCTCAGCCTGAAGGACCGCGGTCTGCTGAGCTGCTCAGTGCTCAGCCCCAGAACAG GTACCAGGGCGCTGGGGGAGTTTCATGCTTTCATCGTCTCGGACCTGCGAGAGCTCCGGGATCGGGCTGGTCAGAGCATCCTGCTGCTGCGGATTCAGAACCCCTGGGGCCGGCGGTGTTGGCAGGGGCCCTGGAGAGAGGG GGGTGAAGGGTGGAACCGGGTGGAGTCCGCGGCCCAGTCTGAGCTGCTGTCACAGCTCCAGGAGGGGGAGTTCTGGGTGGAGGAGGATGAGTTTCTGCGGGAGTTTGACGAGGTCACCATCGGCTTCCCCATCTCAGAGGCTGGCCACCTGCAGAGCCTCTGCTCAG GAAGGGTGCTGTGCCACACTCAGGAGCTGCCCGGGGCCTGGGTCAAGGGCCAGTCGGCGGGAGGCTGCCGGAACTACAGCGGCTTCCCCAGCAACCCCAAGTTCTGGCTGCGGGTCTGCGAACCCAGCGAGGTATACGTGGCCGTCCTGCAGAGACCGCAGCTGCGCACGGCGGGCCACCCAGGCAGGGACTACCAGGCCGTGGGCCTGCACATCTGGAAG GTGGAGAAGCGGCGGGTCAGCCTGCCCAAGGCCCTGTCTGCGCCCCCCGTGGCGGGCACCGCATGCCACGCGTACGACCGCGAGGTCCACCTGCGCTGTGAGCTCGCCCCGGGCTACTACCTGGCTGTGCCCAGCACCTTCCTGAAGGACATGCCAGGGCGGTTCCTGCTCCGGGTCTTCTCCAGCGGGAGAGTCTGCCTCAG CGCCATCCAGCCGGCAGCCCAGAGCGCTGCCCCCCGGGAGGTCCTGCCCATGGGCGAGTGGGAGACCGTGAGGCTGCGGGGCTCCTGGAGAGTCGGCCGGACGGCGGGGGGCAGCCGGAACTTTGCCTCCTACCCCACCAACCCCCGCTTCCCCCTCTCGGTGCCGGAGGGCGCGGGCCTCCGCTGCGTCCGCATCACCCTGCGCCAGCACTGCCGTGACCACGAGGGCCTCCCCATCGGCTTCCACGTCTTCCAGGCAGGCGCCCCTGCTCCCGGGCGTCCGGGTGGG GTCCCAGCGGACGGCGGGGGCCAGGATGTGCCCTCCTTGCTGCTCCAGGAGCCTCTGCTAAGCTGTGTGCCGCACTGCTACGCCCAGGAGGTCAGCCGGCTCTGCCACCTGTCCGAGGGGACCTATTGGATCGTGCCCTCCACCTACCTGCCAGACACAGAGGGGGCCTTCACAGTGACCGTAGAGACCAGAATAGACAG CTCTCACTGTGCTGGCAGAGCCCAGAGGCCTGTGGGAGGAGAGTGCGCTGTCTAG